One region of Candidatus Neomarinimicrobiota bacterium genomic DNA includes:
- a CDS encoding FkbM family methyltransferase: protein MGIQEIEIAKYVKRLVEKDFTCFDIGSAYGYYTLALARLTRMGKVIAFEPQDELFELLELTIKRNSNLPITFELHNTRIGAESSGMTTSLDDFVVRDEDRVPDFIKIDVDGAESEILQGSRVVIQRFRPRFVIEVHSYELEEDCVQLLNEYGYVCRIVNQQMIWPELRPIELNRWVIATHKRDE, encoded by the coding sequence GTGGGAATTCAGGAAATCGAGATCGCTAAGTATGTCAAGAGGCTGGTTGAGAAGGACTTTACCTGCTTCGATATAGGATCCGCATATGGCTATTATACTCTGGCACTCGCTAGACTGACAAGAATGGGAAAGGTAATTGCCTTTGAACCCCAGGATGAGCTCTTCGAGCTATTGGAGTTGACGATAAAAAGGAACTCGAACTTGCCGATAACGTTTGAACTCCACAACACAAGGATAGGTGCTGAATCATCGGGAATGACGACCTCTCTGGATGATTTTGTGGTCCGCGATGAGGATAGGGTGCCTGATTTTATTAAGATAGATGTTGACGGCGCTGAGTCTGAGATACTACAAGGTTCCCGGGTGGTCATTCAACGATTCAGGCCGCGTTTCGTTATTGAAGTGCATTCGTACGAGCTTGAGGAAGACTGTGTTCAGCTACTGAATGAGTACGGCTACGTTTGTAGGATCGTGAATCAACAAATGATTTGGCCAGAACTTAGACCGATTGAGTTGAACAGATGGGTCATAGCTACCCACAAACGGGACGAAG
- a CDS encoding glycosyltransferase family 4 protein, whose translation MKVCISVGGRFHAFNLAYQLHKHKHLERLITSYPRFKVAKFGIPGEKVKSFLFKEIITRAHSYLPPNVQWDGLDFLANDWFDRQASRHLPECDICTAWSGFGLQTIRRAKANGAITIIERGSSHIEYQRDILSEEYAKFGFGVDPIDPDVVEKELQEYEEADYIAIPSEFVKRTFLEKAVPGEKLIHTPYGVDLKEFRPLPTEDGVFRIINVGAQSIRKGTVYLLKAFTELDLPDAELLLVGPVEDEIKSVFGRYKGLFRHIDSVPQSQLVDYYARASVFSISSLEEGMAMVQAQAMACGLPVVCTTNTGGADIVRDGVDGFILPIRDIEALKEKLIYLYENRDACREMGENALRRVRGGFTWDDYGRRIIQTYKENLCGNDHPRSIPFSQEYIGGR comes from the coding sequence ATGAAAGTATGCATTTCAGTGGGAGGACGCTTTCATGCTTTCAACCTGGCCTATCAATTGCACAAGCACAAACACCTGGAGCGTCTTATTACTTCTTATCCAAGATTTAAGGTTGCGAAGTTTGGAATTCCAGGAGAGAAAGTTAAATCGTTTCTCTTCAAAGAGATCATTACGCGGGCACATAGCTATCTTCCACCCAATGTCCAATGGGACGGTCTGGATTTCTTGGCAAATGACTGGTTCGACCGACAGGCTTCCAGGCACTTGCCGGAGTGCGACATTTGCACGGCATGGTCCGGCTTTGGGCTCCAGACGATACGGAGAGCCAAGGCAAACGGTGCGATCACAATAATAGAACGGGGTTCATCACACATAGAATACCAGCGTGATATCCTATCGGAGGAATATGCCAAATTCGGCTTTGGTGTGGATCCAATAGACCCTGACGTTGTCGAGAAGGAACTGCAAGAATACGAAGAGGCAGATTACATCGCCATTCCCTCTGAATTTGTGAAACGTACTTTCCTGGAAAAGGCAGTCCCTGGAGAAAAGCTGATTCATACCCCTTATGGCGTGGACCTCAAAGAATTTAGACCGTTACCCACAGAAGACGGTGTGTTTCGAATCATCAATGTAGGAGCTCAGAGCATTCGAAAGGGAACTGTTTACCTTCTCAAGGCCTTTACAGAGCTGGACTTACCGGATGCGGAGTTGCTTCTGGTTGGACCGGTTGAGGATGAGATAAAATCCGTCTTTGGACGCTACAAGGGTTTGTTCCGACACATCGATTCTGTTCCACAATCGCAACTGGTGGATTACTATGCTCGTGCGAGTGTGTTTTCAATTTCCTCGTTGGAGGAAGGGATGGCAATGGTTCAGGCCCAGGCGATGGCATGTGGGCTGCCTGTGGTCTGCACGACAAACACGGGGGGTGCTGACATTGTTCGGGACGGCGTTGATGGCTTCATTCTACCTATCCGGGATATAGAAGCGCTTAAGGAAAAACTGATTTATTTATATGAGAATCGGGACGCTTGCAGGGAGATGGGAGAGAATGCCCTTCGACGAGTGCGGGGAGGTTTCACATGGGATGATTACGGACGTCGAATTATACAGACATACAAGGAAAACTTGTGCGGAAATGATCACCCAAGATCTATTCCATTTTCTCAAGAATATATTGGCGGAAGATAA